The window GTTGCAGCAGTGGCTGTTCCGCCAGCTAGAGAGTCTCTCGAACCGAGAGATTCGTTCGCTGACCAGCCGGAGCTTCATTCGCCGGGCGGTCCGGACGTTTAATAAAGTGCATAGTTTATGAAAAGTGGGATGACGCGGAGCTGCGCTCGACCCTGCAGCAGCCGCCCCTGTCGGCCCAGAAGGCCCCGCCTGCTTTCCAAAACCTAGATCGCCCCACCACCGACGAGATCCTGGCCGGCCAGTACAACAACTTCTACGAGTTCGGCGGCGGCAAATCCATCTGGCCCCAGGCCCAAAAGCTCCCCACCCAAGGTTGGCAGGTCAGCGTGGGCGGGGAAGTCAAAACGCCGCGCACCTACGACCTCGACGATCTCAAGCGCCGCTTCCGCCTGGAGGAGCGCATCTACCGCTTCCGCTGCGTCGAAGCCTGGTCCATGGTGCTGCCCTGGATCGGCTTCCCCATGCGTGCGCTCCTGGCCGATGTTAAGCCCACTGCGCGGGCGCGCTACGTCCGCTTCACCTCTCTCTATGACAGCGATCGCATGCCCGGCCCCACGTTTCAGTTGGGCTCGCGGCCCTGGCCCTACACCGAAGCGCTGCGCCTGGACGAAATGGCCAACGAACTGGCCTTTTTCGCCATCGGCATCTACGGCCACGCGCTGCCCAAGCAGCACGGCGCCCCGCTGCGGGCAGTACTGCCTTGGAAGTACGGGTTCAAAGGCGCCAAATCCATCGTTGGCATCGAGTTCACCTCAACCCAGCCGGCAACGTTCTGGCATACGGTGGCGCCCGACGAGTACGGCTTCCAAGCCAACGTCAACCCCAACGTGCCCCACCCGCGCTGGTCGCAAGCCACCGAAAAATTCATTGCCCATGGCCCCGAGCTCTCCTGGGAGATGCGCGACACGCAGCTCTACAACGGCTATGCCGACTGGGTGGCCGAGCTGTATCGTTGAGGGGAGCCTTCGCTAGCCCGAGGTGACGCCGCCCCCGCATGACAGCCTCGCCGTCTACCGCAACCGCCGATTGGCCCGCGCTGCTGCAGCAGTTGCTGGCGCGCCAGTCGCTGTCCCAGGCGCAAGCCGCCCAGCTCATGAGCGGGTGGTTGCAGGATGCTATTCCGCCGTCGCTCTCAGGTGCCATCCTGGCAGCCTTGGAACTCAAGGGGATCTCGGCAGCAGAACTGGCAGGCATGGCGCAAGTGCTGCAGGCCCAATCCGCTGGCGGCAGCCGCGAGCTGGCCACCCCTCTAATCGATACCTGCGGTACCGGCGGCGATGGGGCGGCCACCTTCAACATCTCCACGGCCGTGGCCTTTGTCGCGGCTGCTGCCGGTGCCCGCGTGGCCAAGCACGGCAACCGCTCGGCCTCAAGCCGCGTTGGCTCGGCTGACGTGCTAGAGCAGCTGGGCATCGATTTGGCTGCCTCCGCCGAGCGCAGCCAGGCGGCCCTGGAGGAAGTGGGCATTGCCTTTGCGTTTGCCCCCCACTGGCACCCCGCCCTCAAGCAGGTCGCGCCGCTGCGGCGCACGCTGGGGGTGCGGACAGCGTTCAACCTGCTCGGGCCGCTGGTCAACCCGTGGTGCCCCAGCGGTCAGGTTGTGGGCGTCGCCGATTCGCAGCTGGTTGAAACTGTGGCGCAGGCCCTGCAGCAGTTGGGCGCCGATCGCGCCATCGCCCTGCACGGGCGCGAAGGGCTGGATGAAGCCGGGCTGGCCGCCGGCAGCGATCTGGCCGTTGCCAGCGGCGGGCGCGTTTGGCAGGCCCAGCTCGAGCCGCAGCAGCTGGGGCTCGCGCCCGCCCCCACCGCGGCCCTGCGCGGCGGCGACCTGGCCGAGAACGCCCGGATTTTGCGCCAGGTCCTGCAGGGGCACGGGACGCAGGCCCAGCAGGATGCCGTCGCGCTCAATGCCGCCCTAGCCCTGCAGGTTGCCAGCATCGTCCCGCTTGAGGCCCACCAGGCCGGGCTAGACTGCGCCCGCGAGGTGCTCCAGAGCGGGGCAGGTTGGGCCAAGCTGGAGGCCCTGGCGCAGTTCTTGGGCCGCTGAGATCGGCGGGCTGCTAGATTGGAGAGCGGTTCGATGCTGGCGTACCGCCCATGTCGCTTTCTGCCCTAGAGGCCCCACCTGCCCTGCTGGTCCTGGCCGATGGCAGCACGTATTGGGGGCGCTCGTTCGGCGCACCCGGCACGATCGTGGGCGAGGTGGTTTTTAATACGGGCATGACCGGCTATCAGGAGGTGCTTACCGACCCCAGCTACCGCGGCCAAATCGTCACCTTTACCTATCCTGAGCTGGGCAACACCGGCGTCACCCCCGAAGATGACGAGTCGGCCGGGCCCCAAGCGCGCGGCGCGATCGCGCGCAACGTCTGCTACGCCCCCAGCAGCTGGCGCGCCCGCGATACCCTTCCTAACTACCTGCAGCAGCACGGCATTCCGGGGATCTACGGGGTCGATACGCGCGCGATCGTCCGCCGGATCCGATCGTTGGGGGCCATGAACGGCGGCATCTCCACCGAGATCCGCGACCCCGAGCACTTGCTGCAGCAGGTGCGGCAAGCCCCCGATATGGCGGGGCTCAACTTGGTTTGGGAGGTCACGACGCCCCATATCTACGAGTGGTCCGATCCCAGCGATCCGGTCTGGGAGTTCCGCCCGGCCGCAGGGGGCAGCGATAGCGAGCCGCTGACGGTCGTAGCGCTCGATCTGGGCCTCAAGCGCAACCAACTGCGTCGCCTGGCCAGCTACGGCTGCCGCATCATTGTCGTGCCGGCCGATACCCCAGCCCAGACCATCCGCAGCTACCAACCGGATGGCCTGTTCCTCAGCAACGGCCCCGGCGATCCGGCAACCGTCACCGAGACCATCGAAACCGCTCGCGAGCTCTATCAAGGTGGTTGCCCCACCTTTGGCATCTGCATGGGACATCAGCTTTTGGGATTGTCGTTGGGGGGCAAGAGTTTCAAACTCAAATTCGGCCACCGCGGCCTCAACCAGCCCGCCGGGCGGCCGCAGCAGGTCGAGATCACCAGCCAGAACCACGGCTTTGCCATCGCGGCTGACTCGCTGCAGGGGCGCGATGACATCGAGATTACCCACCGCAATCTCAACGACCGCACGGTGGCAGGCCTGCGCCACAAATCCCTGCCGGTGTTCTCGGTGCAGTACCACCCGGAGGCCAGCCCCGGCCCCCACGATGCCGACTACCTGTTCGAGCGCTTTGTCGCCCTGATGCGATTGCAGCGCGCCCGATCAGGCCCGCAAGCGGAAGCCCAGCTCGGTACCTGAGGTGCGCTAGCATAGAGCCTTGACTCAAAATCGCCATCAACTGCTTGGAGGGAGGCCACCATTCCTGAGCCGCTTGCTTTAACGGTCAGCCTGCGCGGGACCCGAGAGGCCCGCGAGAACTGCCAGATCTTCCGGTTGACCGGGCTAATGGATGCGTTCTCCGAGTCGGCGCTGCGCACCACAATCGGCAACTATTTCGAGCAAGGCCCTCCCAACCTGATTTTGGACCTCTCGCAGATCGACTTTATCGATAGCTCCGGCATCGGCGCCCTGGTGCAGCTGGTCAAAAAAGTCCAGAACGTGGGCGGTACCCTGCAGATCGTGACCAACGCCCGCGTGACGCAAACGGTGAAGCTCGTCCGCTTGGAAAACTTCCTATCGCTGCGCTCATCGCTGGATGAAGCGCTCGAGCAGGTGGGGGCGTAGCATTGGGGGCAAGCGCAGGTGAGCGACCGAGCGCCCGATGCCGACGCCGATCTGGGGCACGCTGCCGCGCGCTTGCGCGTTCTGGGGGCAGCGCCGCAGGCGCTATCGCAGCTCGAGCGGGCCTCACCAGCGGCCCTAGCCTACTTGGGGGATGCCGTTTACGAAACCCACGTTCGCGCCCGTCACCTACTACCGCCCAAGCGCCTCGAAACCTACCATCAGCACGTAGTGGCCGAGGTGCGGGCCGAGCACCAGGCGCGCCAACTGGACTGGCTGGAGCCGCACCTCACCGAGGC of the Cyanobacteria bacterium QS_8_64_29 genome contains:
- a CDS encoding protein-methionine-sulfoxide reductase catalytic subunit MsrP — encoded protein: MKCIVYEKWDDAELRSTLQQPPLSAQKAPPAFQNLDRPTTDEILAGQYNNFYEFGGGKSIWPQAQKLPTQGWQVSVGGEVKTPRTYDLDDLKRRFRLEERIYRFRCVEAWSMVLPWIGFPMRALLADVKPTARARYVRFTSLYDSDRMPGPTFQLGSRPWPYTEALRLDEMANELAFFAIGIYGHALPKQHGAPLRAVLPWKYGFKGAKSIVGIEFTSTQPATFWHTVAPDEYGFQANVNPNVPHPRWSQATEKFIAHGPELSWEMRDTQLYNGYADWVAELYR
- the trpD gene encoding anthranilate phosphoribosyltransferase, which translates into the protein MTASPSTATADWPALLQQLLARQSLSQAQAAQLMSGWLQDAIPPSLSGAILAALELKGISAAELAGMAQVLQAQSAGGSRELATPLIDTCGTGGDGAATFNISTAVAFVAAAAGARVAKHGNRSASSRVGSADVLEQLGIDLAASAERSQAALEEVGIAFAFAPHWHPALKQVAPLRRTLGVRTAFNLLGPLVNPWCPSGQVVGVADSQLVETVAQALQQLGADRAIALHGREGLDEAGLAAGSDLAVASGGRVWQAQLEPQQLGLAPAPTAALRGGDLAENARILRQVLQGHGTQAQQDAVALNAALALQVASIVPLEAHQAGLDCAREVLQSGAGWAKLEALAQFLGR
- a CDS encoding carbamoyl phosphate synthase small subunit; amino-acid sequence: MSLSALEAPPALLVLADGSTYWGRSFGAPGTIVGEVVFNTGMTGYQEVLTDPSYRGQIVTFTYPELGNTGVTPEDDESAGPQARGAIARNVCYAPSSWRARDTLPNYLQQHGIPGIYGVDTRAIVRRIRSLGAMNGGISTEIRDPEHLLQQVRQAPDMAGLNLVWEVTTPHIYEWSDPSDPVWEFRPAAGGSDSEPLTVVALDLGLKRNQLRRLASYGCRIIVVPADTPAQTIRSYQPDGLFLSNGPGDPATVTETIETARELYQGGCPTFGICMGHQLLGLSLGGKSFKLKFGHRGLNQPAGRPQQVEITSQNHGFAIAADSLQGRDDIEITHRNLNDRTVAGLRHKSLPVFSVQYHPEASPGPHDADYLFERFVALMRLQRARSGPQAEAQLGT
- a CDS encoding anti-sigma F factor antagonist; translated protein: MPEPLALTVSLRGTREARENCQIFRLTGLMDAFSESALRTTIGNYFEQGPPNLILDLSQIDFIDSSGIGALVQLVKKVQNVGGTLQIVTNARVTQTVKLVRLENFLSLRSSLDEALEQVGA
- a CDS encoding Mini-ribonuclease 3 gives rise to the protein MGHAAARLRVLGAAPQALSQLERASPAALAYLGDAVYETHVRARHLLPPKRLETYHQHVVAEVRAEHQARQLDWLEPHLTEAERTLVQRGRNASSGRPRRLSRRVYQRATGLEALMGYLFLQDPQRLSQLLALLERDRGESQ